A stretch of DNA from Rhodothermales bacterium:
ACGAAACCTGCATCAGGCCGAAATAGCCCAGAAAGATCCATTCCAGCGTGCGGGCGACGTCAGCCATGAGCCTCCTCGTCCAGAGGCCTCCATACAAGGGCCCGTTGCCGGTAGCCTGCCGCCCAGGGGCCCGGGTTGGCTCCCGCATCCGCCTGGCCCAGCGCCCGCTCGATCAGCTCGATGTGTTCCGACCGCTGCACCCGGTACAGCAACTGGGCGATGTCGTCAAAATCACCTGCGGTCTGGAGTTCGTGCCGGATGAGTTGGGTGGCCCCCGCATGATGGGACGACTCCAGTGCGGCAACAATCCTGTGTGTGCAATCGAAGGCCGCTGCCTGGCCGATCAAAACGGATTTTGCCTGCTCACTCAGCGCGGCGACGGACTGCGCCACCGAGTGCTCAGGCCACTCCGGCCGGGCGCAGAGGGCCTGACCGACCTCCCTGAGGGCCCGTTCCTCGTCGATCCGCAGCAATGCCTGCCAAGCTGCCAGAGACAGAAGGGGATCGCGGGATGACACCAGGACACGCAGCCGGTCGAAGACCTCGGATCGGCCCAGATGACCTAGCGCCTGAAGACCGGAAACGCGCTCATCCCGACTGCGTCCCCGAAACGCCAGCGCGACGGCAGCGTGTCCCAGATCGCAGGCATAGGCGATCTCCCGCAGTCTCGCCAGGCGCTCGGGTCGGCCGCGCTGCGCCTCGGCAGCAAGATTCCACCCACGGACGAGGTGATGCATCTCATCCGGATGGAGCGACAGAAGGCGTGAACTGACCGGCCCCTTGTCCGACGCCAGGTAGTCCTGCCAGGCATCCACAAAATTCGCTCTCCGCATCGCCCAGAAGCGACCCCAGATTCGGGCCGCGACCATGAGCGCAACGAGGTAGAGGACCATCGCGCTGGTGGCGATGGCTGCCGCCAGGGCCAGCCGAAGCTCAAGGACCGGCATCACTCGAGTCCCAGCTGAAGGCCGATTCCGACCTCGAGCCGGGTACCGAGCAGCGAATCACCCTGCAAGCCTGCTCTGGGTGAGACGACTGCCCTCGCCCGGGCAATCGATGCGGATGCTCCGACCGACCACGTGCGAACAACCTGCAGCCGGACCGGCAATTCCACGGCTTCCCTGCCACCGGACACCTGCCACTGCAGCCAGTGGCTACCGACATAGCGCCGTGCGGACACGACGAGTGCCCCCTGGACCGGTCCGCCTTCTTCCGCTGCGAGCGGGACGGTGGCGCGCAGGTACCAGCGAGGTAGATATCGACCGATCCCCGGTGTCCAGATGGCAATATGGCCACCCGCAAACGCCATCTGCCTCAAGCTCAAGGACGGCTCCCACTCGCCTCCGGCATCAAGCCAAACACCCAGCGAGAGATCTCGGCGAGGATGGACCGCGGCATCCGGGGTGAACAGTGCGCGCAGATTCCAGTAGCCCCACGGCACCGAGAGATATGAATCTGACAGCACACGGACTTCGCGCGAATCGGCGCGCTCGGACAACCAGGCTTCGAGCCTGCTGGAAAAAGGCCCGCCGGAATAGCCCAGACCGGCCCGCGCCACGCGCCAGGAGGCACGATCCGATTCGAATGTCAGCTGACCAAGTCCGGCACTGACATAGGGCTGCGCGACAGCTGCTGACGCGCAGACCAGGACGAGAGCGAGGGGGGCTAGCTTGACCAGGGCGGCACCACCCCGTTAAAACGGGCGTAGGCTACCGCCTGGCCCACGTGTTCGTTCATGTGGGCAACCAACTGCATGAGCACGGCCCAGCTCGAAACCGCACGGCCGTACAGCGTCGTTTCCTCGGCCAGCGCCTCTTCGGTCATGGCCGGCACGTGCTTGCGCACATGCTCCACAGACTGGAGCAGCAGGTCCCGGACGACCTCCTTGTCGGTCTCGGACTCCATGGTGTCCAGGTCAATTCCCTCCGGAGCGGGGATGCCAAGGTTTTCTTCCAGATACATGAAGTTGTATCGGGCGATGTGGGCATACACCTCCGCGACGGTCATTGTGCCTTCGGACGGTGCCCATGAGTACAGTTCGGAAGGCATGGCTTCGCTCAGGCGCACCATCTTGCCCACTGAGCCGTTGAAATGATCCATGATCCGGTCGCGCACATCCGTCTGACCGGAGGCCGGCAGCGTGAGTCCCACGGCCAGCGCCAGGAGTAGAATTCGCTTCATGGCAGGTATCGCTGGTTTGCACCCAATCTACTGGTCGAACGGCGTAGGTTTCCCGAAACAAGACCAGAGACTACTGATGATGAGATGGGTGGCCGTACTGGTTTGCTTCCTCCCCTTCTCGGCGGATGCGCAAACCACCGAGCGCGTGGCTATCGCCAGTCATGGCTGGCAGATGATAGGAGACCTGGTCCTGCCAGCCGATACTCCCGCTCCGGCCGTGCTCATGCTGAACCAGGCCGCCGGCAATCGCGCCCCCTACCGAACACTGGCAGACGGGCTTCTGCTCGAAGGCATCGCTTCGCTCCGGCTCGATCTGCCAGGTCACGGCGAAAGCACAAACCTGGGCACATTCCAGCCTGGGGCGAACCGTCGGGACTCGCTGATCTGGCAGGCGGATCGTTTTGTGCAGGATGCGGTCGCGTGGCTCGGCGCGCATGGTGCCGTCGACGCAGAACGCATCGCCGTGGTCGGTGCGTCATACAGCGGCGAGGAGATGGCGGATGCTGGGCGAAAACACGGGTTTGCGGCGGCCTATGTGGCGTTGTCTCCGGGCTCGTTCAGCAACGATTCCATTGCCGGGATGGACTCGACCGGGGTGCCGTGGCTGTTCGTCGCCTCCAGGGAGGAGCAATTCCTGCAGGAAATCACGGCCGATGTGCTGGAGCGGAGCTCGCTGGCTGACGTGCTGCTGCTGCCAGGGCGTGCGCACGCCGCGAACCTCCTCCAGGAGCACCCCCGGCTTGCCGGTGTGGTGGCCTCCTGGCTCGCTGATTCTCTGGGCCCTCGGTGTGCGTTTCTGCCGTCCCGGCAGCTGGCTCCTTCTCCGGAGCTGGCGGCACTCTTCGCAGAGAGCGATGTGGACGGCACACTCGTTCTCTATGAGCCCGCAGCAGGCCTCCTGCGGGCCTCGGATCCGGACCGCGCCTGCCGCCGGTACATTCCCGCATCGACATTCAAGATCCCAAACTCCATCGTCGCACTGGAGTCCGGGGCCGTGCCGGACACGTCGACCGTCATTCCGTGGGATGGAGAGGTCCGCTTCTTTGGTCCGTGGAATCAGGACCACTCCATGCACTCCGCGTTCCGGTATTCGACGGTATGGTTCTACCAGGAGTTGGCCCGGCGGGTCGGAGACCCCGCCATGCG
This window harbors:
- a CDS encoding YaiO family outer membrane beta-barrel protein, yielding MVKLAPLALVLVCASAAVAQPYVSAGLGQLTFESDRASWRVARAGLGYSGGPFSSRLEAWLSERADSREVRVLSDSYLSVPWGYWNLRALFTPDAAVHPRRDLSLGVWLDAGGEWEPSLSLRQMAFAGGHIAIWTPGIGRYLPRWYLRATVPLAAEEGGPVQGALVVSARRYVGSHWLQWQVSGGREAVELPVRLQVVRTWSVGASASIARARAVVSPRAGLQGDSLLGTRLEVGIGLQLGLE
- a CDS encoding DinB family protein; the protein is MKRILLLALAVGLTLPASGQTDVRDRIMDHFNGSVGKMVRLSEAMPSELYSWAPSEGTMTVAEVYAHIARYNFMYLEENLGIPAPEGIDLDTMESETDKEVVRDLLLQSVEHVRKHVPAMTEEALAEETTLYGRAVSSWAVLMQLVAHMNEHVGQAVAYARFNGVVPPWSS
- the blaOXA gene encoding class D beta-lactamase — its product is MMRWVAVLVCFLPFSADAQTTERVAIASHGWQMIGDLVLPADTPAPAVLMLNQAAGNRAPYRTLADGLLLEGIASLRLDLPGHGESTNLGTFQPGANRRDSLIWQADRFVQDAVAWLGAHGAVDAERIAVVGASYSGEEMADAGRKHGFAAAYVALSPGSFSNDSIAGMDSTGVPWLFVASREEQFLQEITADVLERSSLADVLLLPGRAHAANLLQEHPRLAGVVASWLADSLGPRCAFLPSRQLAPSPELAALFAESDVDGTLVLYEPAAGLLRASDPDRACRRYIPASTFKIPNSIVALESGAVPDTSTVIPWDGEVRFFGPWNQDHSMHSAFRYSTVWFYQELARRVGDPAMRRALRRLDYGNADTGGGIDRFWLDGELRISPVEQVLFLERLREGHLDADSDVLETVRGLMIERESADWVLRAKTGWASLPGTDIGWYVGWVERGERVVYFALNADAESAEARSARRAIVFDALRAEGLIDERN